In the genome of Pungitius pungitius chromosome 5, fPunPun2.1, whole genome shotgun sequence, the window TCACGAGAACTCAGTCCTGAGATGTAATATGACACCACATCAACTCATGCCATTTTATTCTTTCTCCGGAGAACAGTATCCGTCAATAACATTTTTAGAGGGTGGACAGAGCGCTTCATCCTTTCACACAACAAGGGTTCATCCCGGGTTCCGCATGCCAAAGTGTCCATGAGCACGACACTGAAGGATCAGCTGAATGCAATTGTCAAATTTCAGGATTCACCAGCATGTaatgaataatttaataaaGTTTGTGTAGATCAGTAACAAGAATGTGACTGAGTTCTCTCGATCTATTATCTATCAGAAAACTACCTTTGGTTTAAACAGCTGTCTTAAACTGAAAGAATGTTTATCTGACGCATACTATTTTAATACAGTACTTATTCTTTTAGCatacttttaaaaacataaaactggACCCACAACACATAACGTGCTTGTTAGCATTTAAGGGCAGCACACGCAGGGCCGGTGATGAAGTCAAGATGACTTTTAAGAAACAAATCACAAATAATACTAAAAATGAAAGATCTCAGTGGAACAAAGCATTCATTAGTGTGGGTTGTAATTGTGACCACGATCAGAAGCGTCTGAGGAGCAAAGGAAGCCAAACAGAAGGTGAGACTCTATAAACGGAAAGCCGAGCCTCCTGCCTCCTGCACAGAGGCCTCCGTGGGGAGAGCGGAGACGGCCGCGCTCGCCGAGCGTCACACGCCTTCCTAGCGATGTTCCCCAGGCGGCCGAAGCCCGGCGCACGCCGCCAGTCCACGAGGGCACAAACAGGCTCCTGTGGCCGCGTCGAAGACGGGTGAACTACTGTTACACCGGCCCTGCCGAGGCACTCTGCCCGTCGCCGCGGGCAACGCTAAACACAACAAGCGGTCTCCGGTATCAGGCTCTTCGGTCGGCACTGTGGAGAACAGGAGCCGCTCATTAACGCCGGGCCGTGGGGacgctgctgttgtttttttttctttttcattttgttttgtgctgCTCGTGTGCATAACACAACGCACTCCCAGTTAAAACCAGTCAGCGTGTATGAAGCATAATATACTTATTCCCTACTTACACTGTGGGTTCTTGGTTACACATCCTGTCACTGTTGAGCTCACACACTGTGTTCATTCATTCCGGTTTGTCAGTAACTCTCTTGCCAGTtatgtgtctctctctttggtTGGTGCTCTCCTGTTCTTTGATCAATCCCACTGCTAAAACTACCACAGTTCTATCAAAgcacacaaaacattaaaaatccaGAGTTTGGATGAGGACAATTAGGACACATTTGAAGAAGTCCTGCCCTGCTGCAGACTGTGTTTGCCCACACTTGGTGTCCAGAGAAGCAGACAGGAAACCGCTGGAGTCTTTTTCCTGGATCCTGTCCAGCTTCAAGGTTTTATTCGCCACTCTTTTATCTCTAGATTTACACATTGTATCCAAGCAACCAAATTCAAGCCATTGATGtgttaacaaaaaaacaggagtATTTCCTGTTTGTAGTTGCAATTTACATTCATTAACATTTATAACATACTTATCTCCAGCTGTCTCTGGATCCTTCCTTTGCTTCTTTCCCGAAAGGACACTTGGGTCTCGTTGTACTGGGTCATGACCTCCACAAACTTCCTGGACAGCACCGTGTGCTGAGGAAGtgaaaacagagagggagaggaatccATGTCTGAAGCAGGATGTGTAACGGCCGTCTATTTGAGCGGTCAAGCCGCCACGGATCTGCTTCCTAACCTGCGTCTTCTGGATCCTGAAGTCAACCGAGGACCTGTTGGCTCCATCGTCTTTGGGCATGCTTTGCTCCatggcttcgggggggggggggggaaggaaacgTGAACACATGTTATACGCCAGCAGGCGACAGAAGTGTGGTGAAGTCAACGGGCAAGTGTGACGGGGCCATCGGGGGTCATAGTTCAGCTCACATTTGAGTTTTGTTCGCACGACGTTGGCGTTGCCTTTGATGTCGTTGGTCAGTGCGTCGAGTCGGTCCTTTGTcccttcacacagacacacacgggaAACTCGTCAGGCTTGGCTTGATGGAAGAATCGCGTCATCAGGCTAATCACTGCGCCTCTCTCGCATGTAAATATTGGATTTACCGGGGGTTTCATTTTGTTACTTGGCAACAACCCTGTGGCAATATTGCAGATGTCACACAGCAAAAGGCTCATTGTTTGTCTCTGCcggtgaccccccctcccccccccccgtcatggATCTTAAAGCCCAGTGCTGTGTTACATTAAACATAATCACTGATGATGCCATGGTGCTGTAGACTGGCTCTTTGTCTCACTGTGTCCTGAGGCTCAGGCTGAACAAAGCCAGGAACtgagtacacacacagtgtaaccCTGTTCTCGCTCAACCATTGGAAATACTTTGTAAATGTATCTGATTAGTTACAAAATAATCCATTATACATCAGTGCCAGTGAGCATCGGCAATTGAAAGCATGTTTGAATCCCCGGCTGAGGACAAGTCAGAGACTAAACTGCAGTGAGTTGTGTGTTTCGTTAAAAGCTGTCGGGAAAATGGAACAAAACAAGTGAGACATCTTCCCACTGTGCCTCAAAAGTCAAAGAGCAAACACTTGTCAATAGAATTATGTACAAATTGAAATGCTCTCTGTCTTCATCTTAATccttcatgaacacacacacacttactgtcATCTGTGTTGGGTGCAGTCAGGATCATGCTGTGCatcttcctcacctcctccacttGGAAAGAGATCTTATCGATGAGTCCTCTGACTTCTTCCACCTGAATCAATCGATAACACACCAGCGTCTTGAATCATGGCGGATCTCCAAACCTGTGCACACGCTGGAAGTTGCATCGAAACCCACCCTTCTGAAAAAGCTCTCCATGAAGCCATCTTTGTCCACTGCCACCgcgacctcctcctctgcttgggACGtaccctgcagggggggggggggggggagcacaaaTGACTTAGTTTAGTTGTGATGCAGGTTTTAACTGTGAAGTTGTAAGAAGTTAAAGCAAGAAAATGGACTCACGGCAGTCAGTTGATCCAGTCGGTCCTTCATGGCTGCGATCAGCTCTGTCTTCTGCCCGGATACTTCTAGTAGAACCCCCGCTGGGTCATGCTGCCAGTCCCCACGAGCAGAGTGACATTGGTCCAGCTTACTCTGCGCCGGGGTTCAGAATGTTCGGGTTATTGAGACGAGAAACACACGGAGCCAAACGTCAGCAGCGTTATCCGGGCAGTCTAAAAAGTTGtaattctgtaaaaaaaaaaaaaaaaaaaaaaaaacagtgtctaCAATACacttcgaaaaaaaaaaaattcaatacAATAAACCAAAATTCCAAAAGCGTCGGTGTTTCCGGGGCACTCCGTGTCAACACCTCGGGATCTCTCTCTGTATCACTCTTCGGcatccgcctctctctccctctctctctctctccctccctctctctccccctcccttcccctccccctctccctccctctctctcgcaggAGTAAAGCACTGTGACGCTGTACCTGAGCCTTTTTGTGGTTGATTGCGTGAAAACTGGAATTTTTTTATTGGCTGGTCAATATTTGTTCGACAGCAATCCCACCACCACGCAGTTATATAAGAACGtttcataaataataaataaacacgaCTGAGGTGACCATTATTCTAGTGGCAATCGAACCAGACGGTGGCGCTGTTTACCTTCATATGTTTGCACGTGTACCATCGGAAGCCTGGAACGGGATTTCTTCCTATCCAttaatattatgtatatataaatctctcatcaatattttactttaaaaaaaaagaacacaagacaatatttaaacatgtattAAATATATGAGCAGTGAAAAGTGAGTTGAACCAACCACGCCCCTCATAAATATGATATTGTATTGATATATTAGACTATATGTTGTATTATAGTTGGGTTGTGCAGCTCCGGTGATCTCTCGGTCCGCCTTCCTTCCACGGAGGGTGTCCCTCTTGCCGGGGTGTCGTCCTGTAATTTAACCCCGAATCTACTCACGTGTCCACATGTAAATGAGCATATTTGATCCAAACAGCATTTGGGATGTCATTAGTTCCCCCCGCCATCTCCAATTACGCACAAGTCCATTTCCaacgccccccgccccctcaaaAGATCCAAAAATGACATCACGCTTTGCAATTCCCACGTTAGGTCCAACAAGCCGGTACGGAGCTCCGCAGAAACTCAAAGAAACGACTACGAGTTCACTGTAGCAATCAAGACCACGGATTTACAGTTTTCCCTGTGGAAGTTGTTTAGATTTCTATCCAGAGATCGGAAACTTTCGTTTTATGTCTCATGCCAGGACACTAAATTGAGTCCTTTTTTTGTTCTACTGTCGTTTTAATTAATTATCTATATTTTGAAGGTTGGAAACTGGACTGATCAAAAGCTTTCATATCGTGGAATAATGAGTGGCTCCTCCTGGATTCACCATTATTTGTGGATTTAACCCCCTGTTTCAGAAAAGACTGTAGATGGTACATTTTACTGACGATATGGACTTTCCTTTGCGAATTCACCTTTTTACTGCTTTTGTCTCCTGTATTAAGGTAtgttcatacacacacaacatttttagACTTCAGACTATCATCATTCATTGCATGGCACCATTATACATGTAGATACATATTATTTCTTCACAGGTTTATGCTCAAGTGGTTCTACCTACAAAG includes:
- the stx2b gene encoding syntaxin-2 isoform X1 gives rise to the protein MKDRLDQLTAGTSQAEEEVAVAVDKDGFMESFFRRVEEVRGLIDKISFQVEEVRKMHSMILTAPNTDDRTKDRLDALTNDIKGNANVVRTKLKSMEQSMPKDDGANRSSVDFRIQKTQHTVLSRKFVEVMTQYNETQVSFRERSKGRIQRQLEITGRVTTDEELEGMLESGNPSIFTSDIISDSQITRQALSEIESRHQDIMRLESSIRELHAMFMDMAMLVETQGEMVNNIEKNVSNAAEYIYSAKEETKKAVRYQKKSRRKYIILAFALLILLAVIALIVGLSVGLTKPPV
- the stx2b gene encoding syntaxin-2 isoform X2, whose translation is MKDRLDQLTAGTSQAEEEVAVAVDKDGFMESFFRRVEEVRGLIDKISFQVEEVRKMHSMILTAPNTDDRTKDRLDALTNDIKGNANVVRTKLKSMEQSMPKDDGANRSSVDFRIQKTQHTVLSRKFVEVMTQYNETQVSFRERSKGRIQRQLEITGRVTTDEELEGMLESGNPSIFTSDIISDSQITRQALSEIESRHQDIMRLESSIRELHAMFMDMAMLVETQGEMVNNIEKNVSNAAEYIYSAKEETKKAVRYQKKSRRKLLGLIMCVAAGSLLLLIIIVGVFE